Proteins from a single region of Equus asinus isolate D_3611 breed Donkey chromosome 17, EquAss-T2T_v2, whole genome shotgun sequence:
- the LOC106822158 gene encoding olfactory receptor 9Q1-like has translation MAEKNFTSVTEFLLIAFADCPEWALPLFLLFLSIYLITLLGNTGMIILIWVDHRLHTPMYFLLSHLSFMDICYSSVTVPQMMAVLLEHGTVLSYTRCVAQFFLFTFFGSIDCYLLALMAYDRYVAVCQPLLYVTIMTQKARLGFMAVVYIAGLFSALVRTVSAFTLSFCGTNEINFIFCDLPPLLKLTCGDSYTQEVVIIVFAIFVIPACMVVILVSYLFIILAIMQISSPGGRAKTFSTCASHLTTVSLFFGTLIFMYLRDNSGRSPQEDQVVAVFYTTMIPMLNPLIYSLRNKEVKEALRKILNRTKLS, from the coding sequence ATGGCAGAGAAGAACTTCACCTCAGTGACTGAATTCCTCCTTATTGCATTTGCTGACTGTCCTGAATGGgcactccctctcttcctcctatttctttctatctatctCATCACCTTGTTGGGGAACACGGGCATGATTATCCTGATCTGGGTGGATCATCGGCTTCATACTCCAATGTACTTCCTGCTGAGTCACCTCTCTTTCATGGACATCTGCTACTCATCTGTCACTGTGCCTCAGATGATGGCCGTGTTGTTGGAGCATGGGACAGTTTTATCCTACACACGCTGTGTTGCTCAGTTCTTCCTCTTTACCTTCTTTGGCTCCATTGACTGCTACCTTCTGGCCctcatggcctatgaccgctatgtagCTGTGTGCCAACCTCTGCTTTATGTCACCATCATGACGCAGAAGGCCCGTTTGGGTTTTATGGCTGTAGTTTACATTGCTGGTCTCTTCAGTGCCTTGGTGCGGACAGTCTCAgctttcactctctctttctgtggAACCAATGAGATCAACTTCATTTTCTGTGACCTCCCTCCTCTTTTAAAGCTGACCTGTGGGGACAGCTATACCCAGGAAGTGGTAATTATTGTGTTTGCCATTTTTGTGATTCCTGCCTGCATGGTGGTGATCTTGGTGTCCTACCTGTTTATCATCTTGGCCATTATGCAGATCTCCTCACCTGGAGGCAGGGCCAAGACCTTTTCTACGTGTGCCTCCCACCTTACCACTGTGTCACTCTTCTTTGGCACCCTCATCTTCATGTATCTGAGAGATAACTCTGGCCGGTCCCCACAGGAGGATCAGGTGGTGGCTGTGTTCTACACAACAATGATCCCTATGTtgaaccccctcatctacagcctgaggaacaaggaagtgaaggaggccCTGAGGAAAATTCTCAACAGAACCAAGTTGTCCTAA